In Chitinibacter sp. SCUT-21, a single genomic region encodes these proteins:
- a CDS encoding sterol-binding protein yields MSLGQWGLSAVLNHLLQQAPAVQADLARVAGRTFAIQMPLLAANVVVMPDGLLAHSEAPSEASLQLPLSFFSMRLTDPQAASRQVILAGDPDFAAKIGAALGALSWDAAEDLSRLVGDIAAHRITTAGQSLAKMPLAFGQRFGETVVEYVRDEDRLLPRKEAVAAFCDDVDTLRNDLARLEKRLVQLEAHFGAASKE; encoded by the coding sequence ATGTCGCTCGGGCAATGGGGTTTGTCGGCGGTACTGAATCATTTATTGCAGCAAGCGCCAGCGGTGCAAGCTGATTTGGCGCGCGTCGCTGGGCGTACCTTTGCGATTCAAATGCCCTTGTTGGCTGCGAATGTGGTGGTGATGCCCGATGGCTTGTTAGCCCACTCCGAAGCACCATCGGAGGCGAGCCTGCAACTGCCATTGTCCTTCTTTAGCATGCGACTCACCGACCCACAGGCCGCTTCGCGCCAAGTGATATTGGCGGGCGATCCGGATTTTGCGGCGAAGATTGGCGCGGCCTTGGGCGCGCTGTCATGGGATGCCGCCGAAGATTTATCGCGTCTGGTTGGCGACATCGCCGCGCATCGCATCACCACGGCAGGACAAAGCTTGGCCAAAATGCCGCTGGCGTTTGGTCAGCGCTTTGGCGAAACCGTGGTGGAGTATGTGCGTGATGAAGATCGGCTATTGCCGCGCAAAGAAGCGGTCGCTGCGTTTTGCGACGATGTCGATACGCTGCGCAATGATTTAGCGCGTTTGGAAAAACGGCTGGTGCAACTTGAAGCCCATTTTGGCGCAGCCAGCAAAGAATAA
- the phoB gene encoding phosphate regulon transcriptional regulator PhoB, giving the protein MAANILLVEDEPAIQELIAFNLSQAGHHVMRADSVESAQGIVRNALPDLILLDWMLPGMSGIDFARKLRGDERTRSIPLIMLTARSDEQDKIAGLETGADDYITKPFSPRELQARIKAVLRRRAPQATDDPVEIHGLRLDPVTHRVSGNGQPLELGPTEFRLLHFFMTHTERVHTRAHLLDQVWGDHVFVEERTVDVHIRRLRSSLEGTGHDNLIQTVRGSGYRLSVN; this is encoded by the coding sequence ATGGCCGCCAACATTCTGCTGGTCGAAGATGAACCAGCCATTCAAGAACTGATTGCTTTTAATCTGTCGCAGGCAGGTCATCATGTGATGCGCGCCGATTCGGTCGAAAGCGCACAAGGGATTGTTCGCAATGCCCTACCCGATTTAATTTTGCTCGATTGGATGCTCCCAGGCATGTCGGGCATTGATTTTGCGCGCAAACTGCGCGGAGATGAGCGCACGCGCTCGATCCCACTGATCATGCTGACCGCGCGCTCAGACGAACAAGACAAAATTGCCGGCTTGGAAACGGGTGCGGACGATTACATCACCAAACCATTTAGCCCACGTGAATTGCAAGCGCGCATCAAAGCGGTACTGCGCCGCCGTGCGCCACAGGCGACGGACGACCCCGTTGAGATTCATGGGCTGCGTCTCGATCCAGTTACGCATCGCGTTTCAGGTAATGGCCAGCCACTGGAACTGGGCCCGACCGAGTTTCGCCTGCTCCATTTCTTTATGACGCACACCGAACGTGTTCATACCCGCGCCCACCTACTCGATCAAGTCTGGGGTGACCATGTGTTTGTTGAAGAACGCACTGTTGATGTACACATTCGTCGACTACGCTCATCACTAGAGGGAACTGGTCACGATAATCTGATTCAAACCGTGCGTGGCTCAGGCTACCGACTGTCTGTGAACTAA
- the ubiE gene encoding bifunctional demethylmenaquinone methyltransferase/2-methoxy-6-polyprenyl-1,4-benzoquinol methylase UbiE encodes MSDSKTHFGFSTVNESEKAQKVAEVFHSVAQKYDVMNDLMSAGLHRAWKFFTIETSGAKAGDRILDIAGGTGDLSKAFCKKVGKTGQVWLTDINSSMLGVGRDRLLDAGYPLPVAQCDAEKLPFPDGYFDIVTVAFGLRNMTHKDAALKEMHRVLKPGGRLLVLEFSKVWAPLKPAYDLYSFKLLPFMGKLVANDADSYQYLAESIRMHPDQETLKQMMLDAGFGRADFHNMTGGVVALHKGTKF; translated from the coding sequence ATGAGCGATTCAAAAACCCATTTCGGTTTTAGCACCGTCAACGAGTCGGAAAAAGCGCAAAAAGTCGCCGAAGTGTTTCACTCGGTGGCGCAAAAATACGATGTGATGAATGACTTGATGTCGGCCGGTTTACACCGCGCATGGAAGTTTTTCACCATCGAAACCAGCGGCGCAAAAGCGGGTGACCGCATCTTGGATATCGCCGGTGGCACGGGCGATTTATCAAAAGCGTTTTGCAAAAAAGTGGGTAAGACCGGCCAAGTGTGGCTGACCGATATTAATAGCTCGATGCTCGGCGTAGGTCGTGATCGTTTGCTCGATGCCGGATACCCCCTGCCAGTAGCTCAGTGTGATGCAGAAAAACTGCCGTTCCCAGATGGATACTTCGATATCGTGACCGTGGCGTTTGGCTTGCGCAATATGACGCACAAAGATGCTGCGCTCAAAGAAATGCACCGCGTCCTCAAACCGGGTGGCCGTTTGCTGGTGCTGGAGTTTTCTAAAGTTTGGGCGCCGCTTAAACCGGCTTACGATTTGTATTCATTTAAATTGCTGCCGTTTATGGGCAAGCTGGTGGCCAATGATGCGGATTCATACCAATATTTGGCCGAATCCATCCGCATGCACCCTGATCAAGAAACGCTAAAGCAAATGATGCTCGACGCAGGTTTTGGCCGCGCCGATTTTCACAATATGACCGGCGGCGTCGTGGCGTTGCATAAAGGGACGAAATTCTAA
- a CDS encoding TolC family outer membrane protein yields the protein MMSKYLCTLTIFAALAQHTTAAPLPQVVEKLLQNSPDILTDVGQRRASDAAVDKAKSGYYPQIDLSVGAGREYTNDLSTRTNFGGGTDYNRQEAQALLTQMLFDGMGTQNEVARQRARQQGAAHRLANTSEDIALKTTEAYLEVLRQQELVKLTQENLESHLSTADQVKLRTSGGFGRKSDDEQIDARVSLAKANLSAAQSSLNEAKIAYMRLVGEMPEDLVQPTSPANLPASMEEAADWAVASNRLLQAAKADVDGANAQHGLAQSQMYPRINLEAGAVYTNSLDGKAVEDSTRYYGMLRMRYAFKSGGDKAYVAETKQLAYSAAEVARRVERQVRQNAALSWNAMTIAAERVPVLTQYADSSKSARDEYSKQFSLGQRSLLDLLDSENEYFTARRDLVGGQYDELRARFRLLADGNQLLNNLSVQPLVETELVNQ from the coding sequence ATGATGAGCAAATATCTCTGTACCCTGACCATTTTTGCCGCTTTAGCGCAGCACACTACAGCCGCACCTTTGCCGCAGGTTGTTGAAAAGCTGTTACAAAATAGCCCGGATATTTTGACCGATGTTGGGCAGCGACGGGCCAGTGACGCTGCGGTGGATAAAGCCAAGAGTGGCTATTATCCGCAAATTGATTTATCCGTAGGCGCTGGCCGGGAGTACACCAACGATCTGTCGACGCGAACTAATTTTGGTGGTGGTACTGATTACAATCGTCAAGAAGCTCAGGCGCTGTTGACGCAAATGTTGTTCGATGGCATGGGAACACAAAATGAAGTGGCCCGACAACGTGCACGGCAGCAAGGGGCGGCTCATCGCTTAGCGAATACTTCAGAAGATATTGCGCTGAAAACGACCGAGGCGTATCTAGAAGTATTGCGCCAGCAAGAGTTGGTGAAACTTACCCAAGAAAATTTAGAGTCTCATTTAAGCACGGCCGATCAGGTTAAATTGCGGACTTCCGGTGGTTTTGGGCGCAAATCTGATGATGAGCAAATTGATGCGCGTGTTTCATTGGCAAAAGCCAATTTATCCGCCGCTCAATCCAGCTTGAACGAGGCCAAGATTGCATATATGCGCTTGGTGGGCGAAATGCCTGAGGATCTTGTTCAACCCACATCACCCGCTAATTTGCCTGCGTCAATGGAGGAGGCCGCCGATTGGGCGGTGGCGTCCAACCGCTTATTGCAGGCAGCCAAAGCGGATGTGGATGGGGCCAATGCCCAGCATGGCTTGGCGCAATCGCAAATGTATCCGCGCATTAATTTAGAGGCTGGGGCGGTTTATACCAATTCACTGGATGGTAAAGCCGTCGAGGATTCAACCCGCTATTACGGCATGCTGCGGATGCGCTATGCCTTTAAAAGCGGTGGCGATAAGGCGTATGTTGCTGAAACTAAGCAACTAGCCTATTCCGCTGCTGAGGTGGCGCGGCGGGTAGAGCGTCAAGTGCGTCAAAATGCGGCGCTGTCATGGAATGCCATGACCATTGCCGCCGAACGCGTGCCAGTGTTAACGCAATACGCCGATTCTAGTAAATCGGCTCGTGATGAATACAGCAAGCAATTCTCCCTTGGTCAGCGCTCATTACTCGATTTGCTCGATAGTGAAAATGAGTATTTCACCGCCCGTCGTGATTTAGTTGGTGGGCAATATGATGAGCTGCGTGCTCGTTTTCGCCTGCTAGCCGATGGCAACCAATTGCTGAACAACTTAAGTGTTCAACCATTGGTTGAAACTGAGCTGGTGAATCAATAG
- the ubiB gene encoding ubiquinone biosynthesis regulatory protein kinase UbiB: MFRFFKIAYVVVHFGLDEFLLGHERVHGLRKLIGALFFWRKLDQPRAVRLRLALESLGPVFVKFGQVLSTRRDLMPPDLADELAKLQDKVPPFDSQTAINQIEKSLGKSIAELFAEFDPQPVASASVAQVHRARLHPINGETGHEVAVKVLRPNILPVIEGDLALMRVLAVCVEKLFADGPRLKPREVVAEFDRYLHDELDLMHEAANASQLRRNFKNSDQLIVPEVYYDFCAREVLVLEWMNGIPIGKIDELKAAGMDLKKLSRFGVEIFFSQVFRHGFFHADMHPGNIFVAPDNRYIALDFGIVGSLSDTDKQYLAINFLAFFNRDYHRVATAHIECGWVPKDTRVEELEAAVRTVCEPFFNKPLSQISFGFVLLRLFETSRRFNVEIQPQLVLLQKTLLNIEGLGRQLDPDLDLWQTAKPFLERWMNEQIGWRGLIATLKHEAPQWATLLPTLPRKLNEVLNQNHTELLLQGYKGLMWEQKKRNYLLAVIATLLGALVFSIWFR; encoded by the coding sequence ATGTTTCGTTTTTTTAAAATCGCCTACGTGGTGGTGCATTTCGGCTTAGACGAATTTTTACTTGGCCATGAACGTGTGCACGGCTTGCGCAAGCTAATTGGCGCACTGTTTTTCTGGCGCAAACTCGATCAGCCGCGCGCAGTGCGTCTGCGTTTGGCACTCGAATCACTTGGCCCTGTTTTCGTTAAATTCGGCCAAGTGCTCTCCACACGGCGCGATTTAATGCCGCCCGATTTGGCGGATGAACTCGCCAAACTGCAAGACAAAGTGCCGCCGTTTGATTCGCAAACGGCGATCAACCAGATTGAAAAAAGTTTGGGCAAATCGATTGCCGAGCTATTTGCTGAGTTTGACCCGCAACCCGTCGCGTCGGCGTCCGTCGCGCAAGTGCACCGCGCGCGCCTGCATCCAATAAATGGTGAAACGGGGCACGAAGTGGCGGTTAAAGTATTGCGCCCAAATATCTTGCCGGTGATTGAAGGCGATTTGGCGCTGATGCGCGTACTGGCAGTGTGCGTCGAAAAACTATTTGCCGATGGCCCGCGCCTGAAGCCGCGTGAAGTCGTGGCCGAATTTGATCGCTATTTGCATGACGAGCTCGATTTAATGCACGAGGCGGCGAACGCCAGCCAGTTGCGCCGCAATTTTAAAAATTCAGATCAATTGATCGTGCCCGAAGTGTATTACGACTTCTGCGCGCGCGAAGTGCTGGTGCTCGAGTGGATGAACGGTATTCCGATCGGCAAAATTGACGAGCTGAAAGCCGCCGGTATGGATTTGAAAAAGCTCAGCCGCTTTGGTGTGGAAATCTTTTTCAGCCAAGTATTTCGGCACGGTTTCTTTCATGCCGATATGCATCCGGGCAATATTTTCGTGGCGCCAGATAATAGGTATATCGCGCTAGACTTTGGTATTGTTGGTTCGCTGAGCGATACGGATAAGCAGTATCTGGCGATTAACTTTTTGGCGTTTTTTAACCGCGATTATCATCGCGTTGCGACTGCGCACATTGAGTGCGGTTGGGTGCCAAAAGACACGCGCGTTGAAGAACTCGAAGCAGCGGTGCGTACTGTGTGCGAGCCGTTCTTTAATAAGCCGCTGAGCCAAATTTCGTTTGGCTTTGTGTTGCTGCGCCTGTTTGAAACCTCGCGTCGCTTTAATGTCGAAATCCAGCCACAGCTGGTGCTGCTACAAAAAACGCTGCTCAATATCGAAGGTTTGGGTCGCCAACTCGACCCTGATCTCGATCTATGGCAAACGGCGAAGCCATTTCTGGAGCGCTGGATGAATGAGCAAATTGGCTGGCGCGGCCTGATTGCAACGCTGAAACACGAGGCGCCGCAATGGGCGACTTTGTTGCCAACGCTGCCGCGTAAACTGAATGAAGTGCTCAACCAAAACCACACCGAGCTATTGCTGCAGGGCTACAAAGGCCTGATGTGGGAACAAAAAAAGCGCAATTATCTACTGGCGGTGATTGCCACCTTGCTGGGGGCCTTAGTATTTAGCATTTGGTTTAGATAG
- a CDS encoding DUF971 domain-containing protein, whose translation MAGLQADTPHPTEVTLHQASRVLEIAFADGARFQLPCEYLRVLSPSAEVRGHGVGNEVLQVGKINVNIKAIEPVGHYALKLVFDDDHDSGLFSWQYLYELGANYSAYWQKYLNELEAAGASREPL comes from the coding sequence ATGGCTGGCCTTCAAGCAGACACTCCGCATCCAACCGAAGTTACCTTGCATCAAGCGTCGCGCGTGCTCGAAATCGCCTTTGCCGATGGCGCACGTTTTCAATTGCCGTGTGAGTATTTGCGCGTCCTGAGCCCATCGGCCGAAGTGCGCGGACACGGCGTGGGCAATGAAGTGCTGCAAGTGGGCAAAATCAACGTCAATATCAAGGCGATTGAGCCCGTTGGGCATTATGCACTCAAGCTGGTATTTGACGATGACCATGATTCAGGCTTGTTTTCATGGCAATACCTCTATGAATTGGGTGCAAACTATTCAGCCTACTGGCAAAAATATCTCAATGAACTCGAGGCGGCCGGCGCGTCGCGCGAACCACTTTAA